Proteins encoded together in one Felis catus isolate Fca126 chromosome B3, F.catus_Fca126_mat1.0, whole genome shotgun sequence window:
- the SNAP23 gene encoding synaptosomal-associated protein 23 isoform X3, whose translation MDNLSSEEIQLRAHQVTDESLESTRRMLGLAIESQDAGIKTITMLDEQGEQLNRIEEGMDQINKDMREAEKTLTELNKCCGLCVCPCNSITNDAREDEMEENLTQVGSILGNLKNMALDMGNEIEAQNRQIDRITEKADTNKDRIDIANARAKKLIDS comes from the exons ATGGATAATCTGTCATCAGAAGAAATTCAGCTGAGAGCCCACCAGGTTACTGATGAG TCTCTGGAAAGCACAAGGAGAATGCTGGGTTTAGCCATTGAg tCTCAGGATGCAGGAATCAAGACTATCACTATGCTGGATGAACAAGGGG AACAACTAAACCGCATAGAAGAAGGCATggaccaaataaataaagacatgagagaggcagagaagacttTAACAGAACTCAACAAGTGCTGTGGCCTTTGTGTCTGCCCATGTAATAG TATAACTAATGACGCCAGAGAAGATGAAATGGAAGAGAACCTGACCCAAGTGGGCAGTATCCTAGGAAACCTAAAAAACATGGCCCTGGACATGGGCAATGAGATTGAGGCTCAAAATCGACAAATAGACCGGATCACGGAAAAG gctGACACCAACAAAGATCGTATTGACATTGCGAATGCCAGagcaaagaaactcattgacagcTAA
- the SNAP23 gene encoding synaptosomal-associated protein 23 isoform X2, which translates to MDNLSSEEIQLRAHQVTDESLESTRRMLGLAIESQDAGIKTITMLDEQGEQLNRIEEGMDQINKDMREAEKTLTELNKCCGLCVCPCNRTKNFESGKAYKATWGDGGDNCPSNVVSKQPGRVTNGQPQQATTGTASGGYIKRITNDAREDEMEENLTQVGSILGNLKNMALDMGNEIEAQNRQIDRITEKADTNKDRIDIANARAKKLIDS; encoded by the exons ATGGATAATCTGTCATCAGAAGAAATTCAGCTGAGAGCCCACCAGGTTACTGATGAG TCTCTGGAAAGCACAAGGAGAATGCTGGGTTTAGCCATTGAg tCTCAGGATGCAGGAATCAAGACTATCACTATGCTGGATGAACAAGGGG AACAACTAAACCGCATAGAAGAAGGCATggaccaaataaataaagacatgagagaggcagagaagacttTAACAGAACTCAACAAGTGCTGTGGCCTTTGTGTCTGCCCATGTAATAG GACAAAGAACTTTGAGTCTGGTAAGGCCTACAAGGCAACATGGGGAGATGGTGGAGACAACTGTCCTAGCAATGTAGTATCTAAGCAGCCAGGTCGAGTGACAAATGGTCAGCCTCAACAAGCAACTACTGGCACAGCCAGCGGTGGATACATTAAACG TATAACTAATGACGCCAGAGAAGATGAAATGGAAGAGAACCTGACCCAAGTGGGCAGTATCCTAGGAAACCTAAAAAACATGGCCCTGGACATGGGCAATGAGATTGAGGCTCAAAATCGACAAATAGACCGGATCACGGAAAAG gctGACACCAACAAAGATCGTATTGACATTGCGAATGCCAGagcaaagaaactcattgacagcTAA
- the SNAP23 gene encoding synaptosomal-associated protein 23 isoform X1 — translation MDNLSSEEIQLRAHQVTDESLESTRRMLGLAIESQDAGIKTITMLDEQGEQLNRIEEGMDQINKDMREAEKTLTELNKCCGLCVCPCNRFSDVHCFYETRTKNFESGKAYKATWGDGGDNCPSNVVSKQPGRVTNGQPQQATTGTASGGYIKRITNDAREDEMEENLTQVGSILGNLKNMALDMGNEIEAQNRQIDRITEKADTNKDRIDIANARAKKLIDS, via the exons ATGGATAATCTGTCATCAGAAGAAATTCAGCTGAGAGCCCACCAGGTTACTGATGAG TCTCTGGAAAGCACAAGGAGAATGCTGGGTTTAGCCATTGAg tCTCAGGATGCAGGAATCAAGACTATCACTATGCTGGATGAACAAGGGG AACAACTAAACCGCATAGAAGAAGGCATggaccaaataaataaagacatgagagaggcagagaagacttTAACAGAACTCAACAAGTGCTGTGGCCTTTGTGTCTGCCCATGTAATAG attctCAGATGTTCATTGTTTCTATGAAACCAG GACAAAGAACTTTGAGTCTGGTAAGGCCTACAAGGCAACATGGGGAGATGGTGGAGACAACTGTCCTAGCAATGTAGTATCTAAGCAGCCAGGTCGAGTGACAAATGGTCAGCCTCAACAAGCAACTACTGGCACAGCCAGCGGTGGATACATTAAACG TATAACTAATGACGCCAGAGAAGATGAAATGGAAGAGAACCTGACCCAAGTGGGCAGTATCCTAGGAAACCTAAAAAACATGGCCCTGGACATGGGCAATGAGATTGAGGCTCAAAATCGACAAATAGACCGGATCACGGAAAAG gctGACACCAACAAAGATCGTATTGACATTGCGAATGCCAGagcaaagaaactcattgacagcTAA